Proteins found in one Zea mays cultivar B73 chromosome 1, Zm-B73-REFERENCE-NAM-5.0, whole genome shotgun sequence genomic segment:
- the LOC103633684 gene encoding uncharacterized protein isoform X1, which produces MATSDKKTRGYVPWNDEMDKVLLDTFVDYYNKGDRCQNGWKFHVYTAAVKNVCEKCNVTITKENISSRSKTFDKHYNIINGLLSTSGFGWDWEKNKLKVDSDTVWDEYVERNKEAKGYRHKVVKFWDLLSLVYNKDQANGEGAKTAAESSKEMAKENDTGGKDAPYSVSSSSSLKRQRSDDSFNSIWCDKFDMLTSALKDDGPKLPSSAEVLAALQEVEGLDEDTELELYDILTSNARKFESMMALPMERRKRWLMMQLRK; this is translated from the exons ATGGCTACATCG GACAAGAAAACAAGGGGCTATGTTCCTTGGAATGATGAGATGGATAAGGTACTCCTCGATACGTTTGTGGACTATTACAATAAAGGTGATAGATGTCAGAATGGGTGGAAGTTTCATGTATACACAGCTGCTGTGAAGAATGTTTGTGAGAAGTGCAATGTCACCATTACAAAGGAAAATATTAGCTCTCGCAGCAAGACCTTTGATAAGCACTACAATATCATTAATGGTTTGTTGTCCACTAGTGGTTTTGGATGGGATTGGGAGAAGAACAAGCTCAAAGTTGATAGTGACACTGTATGGGATGAGTATGTTGAG AGGAATAAGGAAGCAAAAGGATATAGACATAAGGTTGTGAAGTTTTGGGATCTACTGAGCCTAGTGTACAATAAAGACCAAGCAAATGGAGAGGGTGCTAAAACAGCAGCTGAAAGTTCAAAGGAAATGGCAAAAGAGAATGATACCGGAGGCAAGGATGCTCCATATTCTGTATCTTCCTCGAGTAGTTTAAAAAGACAAAGATCAGATGATTCATTTAACTCTATATGGTGTGATAAGTTTGACATGCTTACATCTGCATTGAAAGATGATGGTCCAAAGCTACCCTCTTCCGCCGAAGTTCTCGCCGCATTACAAGAGGTTGAAGGACTTGATGAAGACACGGAACTTGAGCTTTATGACATCCTCACCTCTAATGCACGCAAGTTTGAGTCAATGATGGCACTCCCAATGGAAAGGAGGAAGAGGTGGCTTATGATGCAGCTAAGGAAGTGA
- the LOC103633684 gene encoding uncharacterized protein isoform X2: protein MDKVLLDTFVDYYNKGDRCQNGWKFHVYTAAVKNVCEKCNVTITKENISSRSKTFDKHYNIINGLLSTSGFGWDWEKNKLKVDSDTVWDEYVERNKEAKGYRHKVVKFWDLLSLVYNKDQANGEGAKTAAESSKEMAKENDTGGKDAPYSVSSSSSLKRQRSDDSFNSIWCDKFDMLTSALKDDGPKLPSSAEVLAALQEVEGLDEDTELELYDILTSNARKFESMMALPMERRKRWLMMQLRK, encoded by the exons ATGGATAAGGTACTCCTCGATACGTTTGTGGACTATTACAATAAAGGTGATAGATGTCAGAATGGGTGGAAGTTTCATGTATACACAGCTGCTGTGAAGAATGTTTGTGAGAAGTGCAATGTCACCATTACAAAGGAAAATATTAGCTCTCGCAGCAAGACCTTTGATAAGCACTACAATATCATTAATGGTTTGTTGTCCACTAGTGGTTTTGGATGGGATTGGGAGAAGAACAAGCTCAAAGTTGATAGTGACACTGTATGGGATGAGTATGTTGAG AGGAATAAGGAAGCAAAAGGATATAGACATAAGGTTGTGAAGTTTTGGGATCTACTGAGCCTAGTGTACAATAAAGACCAAGCAAATGGAGAGGGTGCTAAAACAGCAGCTGAAAGTTCAAAGGAAATGGCAAAAGAGAATGATACCGGAGGCAAGGATGCTCCATATTCTGTATCTTCCTCGAGTAGTTTAAAAAGACAAAGATCAGATGATTCATTTAACTCTATATGGTGTGATAAGTTTGACATGCTTACATCTGCATTGAAAGATGATGGTCCAAAGCTACCCTCTTCCGCCGAAGTTCTCGCCGCATTACAAGAGGTTGAAGGACTTGATGAAGACACGGAACTTGAGCTTTATGACATCCTCACCTCTAATGCACGCAAGTTTGAGTCAATGATGGCACTCCCAATGGAAAGGAGGAAGAGGTGGCTTATGATGCAGCTAAGGAAGTGA